From the Amycolatopsis thermoflava N1165 genome, one window contains:
- a CDS encoding NAD(P)H-dependent oxidoreductase, translating to MSYADRLRAREREVGRPVRIGLVGAGQMGLGFVVQAARIDGMEVAAIADIAPERGVRAFERAGRADVRTDGDLAAAVELGQAVVVDDALALTRLPVDVIVDASGVPEVGARVAFAGLLAGKDIALLNVECDVTVGLLLSKVAAGLGRVYTVCRGDEPVECKALVDYVRDIGFAVVCAGKGKNNPLDPAATPDSVAAEAAAKGMNPHMLASFVDGSKTMIEMAALANGAGLQVSRRGMTGPYSTVDDLNRIFRPAADGGQLPEPGVVDYCTGPVAPGVFVVGHSDDPVVVEEMAYLGMGPGPYYTFYRPYHLASVEAPLSVAQAVLDRTPSLAPVAWNAEVLAVAKRDLAKGELVDGIGGETVYGVTDSAEAARAGGHVPLGLVSGARVLRDVPAGTVLTAADVAVDETTTIASLRRLQDRLLQGEPVRDLVPA from the coding sequence ATGAGCTACGCCGATCGGCTGCGAGCCCGCGAACGCGAAGTGGGCCGTCCGGTCCGCATCGGACTGGTGGGCGCCGGCCAGATGGGGCTGGGTTTCGTCGTGCAGGCCGCCCGGATCGACGGCATGGAGGTCGCCGCGATCGCCGACATCGCCCCGGAGCGCGGGGTGCGGGCCTTCGAGCGGGCCGGGCGCGCGGACGTCCGGACCGACGGGGACCTGGCGGCCGCGGTGGAACTGGGCCAGGCGGTCGTGGTGGACGACGCGCTGGCGCTGACCCGCCTGCCGGTCGACGTGATCGTGGACGCCAGCGGCGTGCCCGAGGTCGGCGCCCGGGTCGCGTTCGCCGGGCTGCTGGCGGGCAAGGACATCGCGCTGCTCAACGTGGAATGCGACGTCACGGTCGGCCTCCTGCTGTCGAAGGTGGCCGCCGGACTCGGCCGCGTCTACACGGTGTGCCGCGGCGACGAACCCGTGGAGTGCAAGGCGCTCGTCGACTACGTCCGCGACATCGGTTTCGCGGTCGTGTGCGCCGGGAAGGGCAAGAACAACCCGCTCGACCCGGCAGCCACCCCGGATTCGGTCGCGGCGGAGGCCGCCGCGAAGGGCATGAACCCGCACATGCTCGCCAGCTTCGTGGACGGCTCGAAGACCATGATCGAGATGGCCGCCCTCGCCAACGGCGCCGGCCTGCAGGTGAGCCGCCGCGGCATGACCGGCCCCTACTCCACTGTGGACGATCTGAACCGGATCTTCCGCCCCGCGGCCGACGGCGGTCAGCTGCCGGAACCCGGCGTGGTCGACTACTGCACGGGGCCGGTCGCGCCGGGCGTGTTCGTCGTCGGCCACAGCGACGACCCGGTGGTCGTCGAGGAAATGGCCTACCTGGGCATGGGTCCCGGCCCGTACTACACCTTCTACCGGCCCTACCACCTGGCGAGCGTCGAAGCGCCGCTGTCCGTCGCGCAGGCCGTGCTCGACCGCACCCCCAGCCTCGCGCCGGTCGCGTGGAACGCGGAGGTGCTGGCGGTGGCGAAGCGGGACCTGGCGAAGGGCGAACTGGTCGACGGCATCGGCGGTGAGACCGTCTACGGCGTCACCGACTCCGCCGAGGCGGCCCGCGCGGGCGGCCACGTGCCGCTCGGCCTGGTCAGCGGCGCCCGCGTACTGCGCGACGTGCCCGCAGGCACGGTGCTGACCGCCGCGGACGTCGCCGTCGACGAGACCACCACGATCGCGTCCCTGCGGCGCCTGCAGGACCGGCTCCTGCAGGGCGAGCCGGTGCGGGACCTGGTTCCGGCGTGA